CGCAAGGCGGTTGGAGGAGAGATCCCATGCGGTGCGGAGAGCGAACACGTCGGGAACTGTACTACGAGCAGGAAAGCCGGGCCAGACCGGGAAGGTCATCCTGCGACTGGAGCCCCGGCCGGCAAGTGCTACCGAGGAGAGGTAGAGAGGACTACAGTATCCAACGCCAGAATGGTGTGCAACAGGACGTCGGCGCCCTGGGCGATCTGGTCCCAGCGGCTGAACTCACGCGGGGAGTGGCTGATGCCGCCGACGCTGGGCACGAAGATCATGCCCATGGGGCCGAGGCGGGCCATCATCTGGGCGTCGTGGCCGGCGCCGCTGGGCAGACGCGTGTGCCGCAGGCCGAGAGAGTCGGCGGCTTGCTCGATGGCCCTCTGCACGGCGGGTGTAGCCAGAGCGGCCTCGTGGTGGCTGGCGAGCTTCATGTCGATTTCCGTGCCGGTGCGGGTGGCGATAGCGCGAGCGGCGCCGCGAACGCTCTCCGCCAGGCGCGCGATCTTCTCGCCGGAGAGGTCGCGGAGTTCGACGGTGAGACGTACACGGCCGGGAATGACGTTGGGCGCGTTGGGCTCGACCAGAAGCCGACCCACGGTGCCCACCTGGCGGCCGGGCTCGGAGCGCACGATGCGGTTGACTTCGAGGGCCAGTTCGCTGGCGGCCAGCAGGGCGTCTTTCCGACCGGGCATGGGTGTAGTTCCGGCGTGGTTGGCGAAACCGCGGATTTCGACGTCATAGTGGTCGATGGCCACGATGCCTTCCACAATGCCGATGGGAATACCGGCCTGGTCGAGCGTCCCGCCCTGCTCGATGTGCAGCTCGAGATAGCAGTGGAAAGAACCGGGCTTCCGCTGCGCTTCGGCGATGCGCTCGGGAGCGCCGCCGACCTTGCGGATGGCATCGGCGCGGGCCACGCCGTTCCAGACTTCTTCAAGTTCGCCGGGCATGAGCTGGCCGGCAGCGGCGCGGCTGCCGTCGAGACCTTTGCCGTAGGCGACGCCTTCTTCGTTCGCCCAGATGACCACTTCAAGAGGATGGCGGGTGGTCTTCCCTGCTTCCCGCAGCGTGTGCGCGACCTCGATGGACGACATGGAACCGACGTCCCCATCGAAGTTGCCGCCATTGGGGACGGAATCGATGTGCGAGCCGAAAAGGATGGGCGGCAGCGCGGCGTCGGTTCCGGCGCGGCGGGCCAGGATGTTGCCGGCGGGGTCGATGCGGGGCTCGAGACCGGCGGCGCGCATCTGGTCCATGACCCAGGCGCGGGCAGCGACGTCGGCGTCCGAATACCCGAGGCGGCTGACGCCATCGGCGAAGCTGCCGCCCTCGGGACGACCAAAGATGCTAAGAGCCTCCAAGCGCCGGCGCAGGCGTCCAGGGTTCACCCGGAGGTCTGTGTCTGGCGGCCAAGCGAAACTTCCTGCAGGTGTGGCTAGAGCGGTGGCTGTTATTCCGTACAAGAACTCCCGGCGGGTAGGCACGGCGGCGATTGTAACAAGCCGTCCGCAGTCAGCAATCAGCATTCAGCAAGAGCTCAACCACAAAGGACACGAAGGAAGCACGAAGGAGACTTTCCTGTTTTCCAAAACAGAATGAGGCCGGACGGTACTGCTCGTGCGATGGTCTGGTATAGTGGGCGAACTTTCGACAAGGAGAGCAAAAGACACATGGCGCGCAGCGTGAACAAGGCGATCCTGCTGGGGAACCTGGGGCGCGATCCGGAAGTTAAATACACGCCGAACGGCACGGCGGTGGCCCGCTTCACCGTGGCCACGAACGAGCGCTACAAGGACAAGAGCGGCCAGTGGCAGGACCGCACGGAGTGGCACAACGTGGTGGCCTGGCAGCGGATGGCGGAGATTGCCGGCGAATACCTGAAGAAGGGGCGCTCGGTGTACATCGAGGGGCGCATCCAGACGCGCTCCTGGGACGACAAGCAGACCGGCCAGAAAAAATACATGACGGAAATCGTGGCCAGCGACCTCGTACTGCTGGGCGGCCGTGAGGCGGGCGGCGAAGGACGGTCGCGCGGCGGCGACGAGATGGATCAGCGCGCTCCGGAACCCGCGGCGGCGCCGGGACCGGAGATTACGGACGAAGATATTCCGTTCTGAAAGCAGCTACTAGCTGCTGGCTTCTAGCTACTGGCTCCTAGCTCTTGGCTCTTGGCTTTTGGCTCTTAGACTTTACCAGTGCGTGAGTCCGAAAGACCCTCCAAGAACCGCCCACCCAGAGTCAGTAAGCTAGACCGAGGACTTCAACTTTCGCTTGAGGTCTTCGGCGATCTGGTGGCCGTGGAAACGGCCGTTCTCAATGAAGATCTCGCTGGTGCGGGAGCCCGCCACGATCACCCCGGCGACGTAGAGGCCGGGAATGTTGCTCTCCAGCGATTCCGGATCGCAGAGGGGGCGGCAATGGTCGGGTGAAAGCTCGATGCCCAGGCTGCGCAGGAAGTCGAAGTCGGGATGGTAGCCGATGAGGGCAAAGACGAAGTCGTTCTCCAGGACGACGTCGCCTTCGGGCGTCGAGAGGAGAACGCTGTCGGGCAGAATCTCGCGCACGTGGGCGTTGAAGTAGGCGGCGATCTCGGCGTTCCTGATGCGGTTCTCGATATCCGGCTTGAGCCAGTACTTCACGTTGGCGTGGATGCCGTGGCCGCGATGCACCAGGGTGACGCGCGCGCCGTGCCGCCACAGGTCGAGCGCGGCCTCGGCGGCCGAGTTCTTGCCGCCGATCACGACCACGTCCGAAGCGTAGAACGGGTGCGGCTCGCGATAGTAGTGGAAGACCTTGGGCAGGTCCTCGCCGGGGACGCCGAGGCGATTGGGCAGGTCGTAGTAGCCGGTGGCAACCACCAGCTTGCGGGCGTGGTAGTGAACCACCTCGTTGTGTGAAGTGACGGTCTCAACGTGGAAGTCGCCATCCTTGCCGCTGACGCGTACGACGCGCTCGTACTGGCGCACGTCGAGGCGGTAGTGCTGGGCGACGTGGCGATAATATTCGAGCGCTTCCTGGCGGGTGGGCTTCTGGTGCGCGGTGGTGAAGGGGATGTCGCCGATCTCCAGCAGTTCCGGCGTGGTGAAGAAGACCATGTTGGCCGGGTAGTGATAGATGGAGTTGACCAGGCAGCCCTTGTCGACCAGCACGGCGGAGAGGCCGCGCTTCTGCGCTTCGATGGCGCAGGCCATGCCGGTGGGACCGGCGCCGATACAGAGGACGTCGAAGAGATGGCCCGGTGTGTGGCGCTCGGTCCGCTTGACTTGCGTGGCGAGCGTGGGCTCGGCGTTCATGATGGCTAGAGGGGAATCGTAACACGCGGAAGTCGCGGGAAAAGCTCACCACAAAGGACACGAAGGGAACACGAAGAACGAGGGCAGGGGCGCAGGGCTCAGAAGGATAGCCTCACGAAAGTGGGACCCACGTTAGCGCCCAACTGCAGGTGTGAACGAGGCACCCTCGGCCAAATTCCTGGTTGGCGCCCAAATTAGAACTTGAAGGTGCCCCGTGTCTGCGCCGTGCTGTTCGGCGCAGACGTGGGGGAAACGAACCTTTGCGTGAGCCTGAGTCAACTGAGTCACGATGGGCACTCAACCCACGTACGCGCCAAAGGCAGGCGCGAACGTGGGGCACCAGGCCGCTGCTATAATTCGGCTTCCTTCCTGCAAACGCACACATCCATACAGAGGGGTGTCCTCATGGCGACGGCAATGAAGAAACCAGCCACCCGCACGGAATCCGACAGCATGGGCACCATCGAGGTGCCGTCCCATGTGTACTGGGGAGCGCAGACGCAGCGTTCGCTGCTGCACTTCAACATCGGCCGGGACACCATGCCGCCGGAGCTGATCCGCGCTTTCGGCATCCTGAAGAAGGCGTGCGCGCTGGTGAACCAGGACCTGGGCAAGCTGCCCGCAGACAAGGCCAAGCTGATCGTCGAGGCTGCCGACGAAGTCATCGCCGGCAAGCTGAACGACCAGTTCCCCCTGCGCATCTGGCAGACCGGCTCCGGCACCCAGACGAACATGAACGTGAACGAGGTCATCTCCAACCGCGCCATCGAGCTGGCCGGCGGCGAGCTGGGCTCGAAGAAGCCCATCCATCCCAACGATCACGTGAACATGTCGCAGTCGTCGAACGACACGTTTCCCGCGGCCATGCACATCGCGGCGGCCGAGCGGGTGGAGCGCGCGCTGATCCCCGCCGTCGAGAGCGTGGCCAGCGCCATCCGCGCCAAGGCGAAACAGTTCCAGGACGTGGTGAAAATCGGGCGCACCCATTTGCAGGATGCCGTGCCGCTGACCATCGGGCAGGAGTTCGGCGGCTGGGCCAGCCTGCTGGAGCGCGACATCACCCGCCTGAAGCAGGTGCTGGAAGGCCTGTACGAATTGGCCATCGGAGGGACGGCGGTGGGCACCGGGCTGAACGCCCATCCCGAGTTCGCCGAGCGGGCGGCGAAGAAGATCGCCGAGCTGACCGGACTTCCCTTCCGCTCCCACCCCAACAAGTTCGCGGCGCTCTCGGCGCACGATGAAATCGTTTTCGCGCAAGGAGCACTGGAGACCCTGGCTGCTTCCTTCATGAAGATCTCCAACGACATCCGCTGGCTGGCCTCCGGCCCGCGCTGCGGCCTGGGCGAACTGAGCATCCCGGAGAACGAGCCCGGCTCCTCCATCATGCCCGGCAAGGTGAATCCCACCCAGTGCGAGGCCATG
This genomic stretch from Terriglobales bacterium harbors:
- a CDS encoding Zn-dependent hydrolase, whose amino-acid sequence is MLIADCGRLVTIAAVPTRREFLYGITATALATPAGSFAWPPDTDLRVNPGRLRRRLEALSIFGRPEGGSFADGVSRLGYSDADVAARAWVMDQMRAAGLEPRIDPAGNILARRAGTDAALPPILFGSHIDSVPNGGNFDGDVGSMSSIEVAHTLREAGKTTRHPLEVVIWANEEGVAYGKGLDGSRAAAGQLMPGELEEVWNGVARADAIRKVGGAPERIAEAQRKPGSFHCYLELHIEQGGTLDQAGIPIGIVEGIVAIDHYDVEIRGFANHAGTTPMPGRKDALLAASELALEVNRIVRSEPGRQVGTVGRLLVEPNAPNVIPGRVRLTVELRDLSGEKIARLAESVRGAARAIATRTGTEIDMKLASHHEAALATPAVQRAIEQAADSLGLRHTRLPSGAGHDAQMMARLGPMGMIFVPSVGGISHSPREFSRWDQIAQGADVLLHTILALDTVVLSTSPR
- a CDS encoding single-stranded DNA-binding protein yields the protein MARSVNKAILLGNLGRDPEVKYTPNGTAVARFTVATNERYKDKSGQWQDRTEWHNVVAWQRMAEIAGEYLKKGRSVYIEGRIQTRSWDDKQTGQKKYMTEIVASDLVLLGGREAGGEGRSRGGDEMDQRAPEPAAAPGPEITDEDIPF
- a CDS encoding YpdA family putative bacillithiol disulfide reductase, with protein sequence MNAEPTLATQVKRTERHTPGHLFDVLCIGAGPTGMACAIEAQKRGLSAVLVDKGCLVNSIYHYPANMVFFTTPELLEIGDIPFTTAHQKPTRQEALEYYRHVAQHYRLDVRQYERVVRVSGKDGDFHVETVTSHNEVVHYHARKLVVATGYYDLPNRLGVPGEDLPKVFHYYREPHPFYASDVVVIGGKNSAAEAALDLWRHGARVTLVHRGHGIHANVKYWLKPDIENRIRNAEIAAYFNAHVREILPDSVLLSTPEGDVVLENDFVFALIGYHPDFDFLRSLGIELSPDHCRPLCDPESLESNIPGLYVAGVIVAGSRTSEIFIENGRFHGHQIAEDLKRKLKSSV
- the fumC gene encoding class II fumarate hydratase; translated protein: MATAMKKPATRTESDSMGTIEVPSHVYWGAQTQRSLLHFNIGRDTMPPELIRAFGILKKACALVNQDLGKLPADKAKLIVEAADEVIAGKLNDQFPLRIWQTGSGTQTNMNVNEVISNRAIELAGGELGSKKPIHPNDHVNMSQSSNDTFPAAMHIAAAERVERALIPAVESVASAIRAKAKQFQDVVKIGRTHLQDAVPLTIGQEFGGWASLLERDITRLKQVLEGLYELAIGGTAVGTGLNAHPEFAERAAKKIAELTGLPFRSHPNKFAALSAHDEIVFAQGALETLAASFMKISNDIRWLASGPRCGLGELSIPENEPGSSIMPGKVNPTQCEAMTMVCVQVHGATAAVGFAGSQGNFELNVFKPVMIYNFLHSVTLLTDACHGYVEYMVKGIEVDKAKVEWYVKNSLMLVTALTPKIGYDKAAQVAHTAHVEHTSLREAALKLGYLTGEEFDQLVKPERMTHP